The genomic segment CCTTAATTGTCTAAGCTGGATTCGTGAATTCCACTTCTAGATCACTAGAAATCGCAGGTCTTGCTTTGAGAGTGAGTCACTGTCAGCAAGAAATATTTGAAGAAAACAAATGAGACTGTCTTGGAAGTTATACCTCCTCATGACATCACTAGGTTTGGCATTATCTTTTCAAGACTATTTGATAGTTTATCAATGAGGATCACATTGCAATCTGAAATAACTGAAGGATGAACCTAGTGAAGGATGTGCCCGAACACGAGAACATACGTGAAATATGTGACGTTattggggcgagctccaccactgtaAAAGCTGGCTCCACTGTTGGCGTGACGTGTCATGAggcatcacgtggacacagcggtgGCGGCATCTGCTTCGGAAGGGCCGAatcaagctgaaaacgaaagtttaaagtcctacGTGCGCTGCgattctgattaagtggtgaggctttcccgccttgggtgtctgcttgacaaatttGAAATCattataataggtagtggctgcctttggaggcgtgcagcatggtaggctactgctcggtgccgcagttcCGGATGTACACAAcagagcctggtgtcagccttattcacacgtagctgcaggacaagaagccctgtgaagcttggctcgcgaaacttaaaACCGACAAacagccatcagctacaactagggtatgcagcaagcacagacgcgaggaatatttctgctacggcaccaggactgcgatgttcggtgagtagcagaaaacgctcACCGAGACGTTCGCCCGCGCTCCCTGCCCGGCTAATATCACGATGgtctggtctatgaacttgttgatgctagacactggcaagttcactggaacggaaagggagtggtaagaagcacattaaatgaaggcatggcatatgtttatgtttgtgttatgaattaacatgctggattacgaaaaagaagcagtgtGAAATGGCCCGCTTActgcatacagtgcgacgcagctttagaaataatattgaaacgtctaagaatttagaaaaaaaatattgaatcatcgcaacggcacatcacagtcgctgtaggcgtcgaagtcccttgttaaaattaaattgtttgaacagctctgataatgtccacgcagcaatggttgcttgtggactgttatatgttcatatgctgcggcctaaagctcacagcacggTGGGAAAACGTTCTCactgaaagcgaaacattgtgcgcggacatgcatgcagacacgcagtcggtcgccgcaaacccgtgtgatcgctgcatgcattgaggcttAGTCTGTTACgtgccatttggttatacagaccgcccactgtaaaaacatatttcacatagtttgcgttcagcgattgccgacctttcaggcaagaagccggttagggagactccatcgcggcggccgtgcgcagtggctttcactgtatgtattcggtaaagagatagcgtctgtaaacgattgttttttcagtctgcccaagattatttcgacagtaataaagttgcctcgttttgagagtacttacagaaatgtacaggagggctgccgcgtggtgtgaggagcgcgccgcgtgatccctcgtactaccgacagatggtgactccaaaagtcctcgcccccaatgcTAACACGCCAATGCCGTAGTTCTGGCAGGCGGTCCTAAAAGGGAAACTGCTTTTTGCTTTGTCCGCTTCTTGAGTGGTCGTGCCAAAGTGGTAGACTTTCTGCTGACGGTTGCATTCATTTTGAATTTGCAGCAAGTGGAAGTGGACGGTCAGCAATGCATGCTGGAAATCTTGGATACTGCAGGCACGGTAAGTTGAACTTGGCTTTTTTCTTGGGTCACAAGCTACAGCCTTAGCGTTGGTTAGAACCATTACGAATTTGCCTTTCTTTTGAACCTCGGACATCATCAGTGTTGAAGATGTATGCGATGTAAGTACACGACAGCATTCATGTATTGCGTGTACTGGTACAGTCCAGCACTCCTGCCTAATGAGTGCCACTTAAGCTGGCGGGCTACATTTAAAAGGTAGCCAGCTGTTGGAATGGGTGCTGTGCCTTTGTTTTGCTTCTTGGAGTGGATAGCTACTGTTCCGTCTTCTCTGGACTGTTACCATGTTAAGCCCTGTTCCAATTCAGGCATCAGAAGCAAAGATGTCTTGAGAAGACTGTGTTAGTCTGCAACAATGCAGGGTTATCTGCTTCTTAAGCAAGCTGATGACAAGGAATAGTGACACTGCTACAGAATTTATAAGCGCAAGGCGAGTGCTATTTAGCCAGAGTCAATTCTTAATGTTGATATAACTGATGCATTCACCACTAAGTCTGTGTGCTGTTTGTTACATTCAGCTAGTCACTGCACTATCGCAGTGTGTAATCTCGTACGACATATCTTGATCGGGCATATAGTGTAGCATATTAGATAAGAATAAATTCGCAGCTTTTTCTTAGGTTGCCATGTAGTTTCTGAAAAATTGTCACTGGAACCTTTCATCTTAGTTTTGCATGAAGATGTCTGCACCAGGCTTACGAACAATGTATCGGCGTGTTTTTTCCCCAATATTCCAATACGCAGACGGAATTATCTTAAGTATCAAGGTACACCAGTTTATTTTAAAAGTAAATTACACAGCAGGAAGTTGTGAAATTATGCAAAACATTTGGCACACACAAGTCTGCACATTTATTCTCATGAAGGCCTGTGCGTACAGTGGATGCAGTTAACGGCGAGAAATTTCAAGCAAACACAATTCGCATTAGTTACTGCAGTTGCGTTTTCTCTGCCTTTGCAGGAGCAATTTACGGCCATGCGCGACCTGTACATGAAAAATGGCCAAGGCTTTGTGCTTGTTTACTCCATCACGGCCCAATCAACCTTCAATGACCTCCAGGACCTCAGGGAGCAGATCCTCAGAGTCAAGGACATGGATGATGTGAGTGGACGTGATGCACTTGTGTGTTTCCGCTCTTCAGTGTGGCATTACGTGAGATCATTATAATGCAATCTAAAGTCTTTATAATGAAGCCGTATCTGACACAAAAATGCCTTCATTATATGTGATGTTCTTTATAAACATAAATTTGTTACATGTTTGTCAGCAAGAAATAGATATTAAATTTAGTTGTATCTGATAACTCATTAGATCTGTGTTGTTGATTGTACAGGTGTCACACAGGTATGTTAAATTGCAATCCAAGCCTTATCCGGATTGAACTCGACCCGAATCCATTTAATCGTTATTTGTGCATCGTTATCAAGCTTCTCAATCGCAATCATCAGTTGCCACCTGCAGTACAATATTTAATGCATTATTAGGCAAACTTGTTGAGCGCTTTGTACCCTCTTGGTGACGCCTGGTGCGCCAGAGCTCCCTTGACTTGATCCAGATTGGACAGAATGTGGTTAGAAAGTGTACATGTGACATTGGTATGAGCGATTACAGGTGGTTACCATTACAAAATAGCTTGAGTATCATTTCGATTGTTATCTGCATCTATTATGGACAACTGAAATGTTGGCAAGGCTGACTAGAAGCCATTCTTTCATTTCTGCTTTCGCTATTTGTGTACTGTCGCTGACCGATAATTCAGACACGGCGAGGACCGGAGTATCGGATTCACTAGCAGTTGCCGTCATGCCTATATGGATAAGCATTGGGAATGCACAGAGGCATGGTGGTGGCCTCAACAAAGAATACAACCAGCAGGTGAACCAGTATCACTTGTTGCCAACCCTCTTACAATAAGCATCGTCAGCTGTTTGCTCGGCAATGCGTGTGGCGAAATGCACAGTGCCATTGCTAGCATACTGTacacttttaataggcgataacttACACGCACTGCAATTCTCTGCTGCTGCTTTGAGTGGAACCACTTCATGTGCACATCGCTTGCAGGAATGAAAGcagcccgccatcgtgacgtgtgcattgcatgcatgcatggccaAAAGCGGCGCAGACACGGAAGAAAGCTGACTGCCAGCAAACGCGTGCGCATGACACAGCAAGCATACCGCCACACTGAGTGTGTGCACCTACTACGCGCTGCACTGTGTGCACATTGCATGGAACAGTTTCCACCACGTTGCTGTAGCTACCATAGCTTGAAGAAGCACTGCCGGTATCACTCAGTAGTAAATTGTACAAATGCGCACACATGCATCGAGGACACCTGGACACTCCCGCTGTGTTTCCTGCTAATGGCAGCCTGTGAGGCATCCGCAATTTCGGTCATCCTTATACACTAAATCTATGGGGCCAGTGGTGGTGCCACGAGGCAGTCCAAATAATCCGCCGGCAACTGATATTGCCATGATTTCAGCTGGGGCACTCGGTGTGAGGCCCATGCCATCTTTGGCTACTGGATAAGTGTTCGTGCAAGGTCGTTCTCTCTAGATGTTACTTGCAAAAAATTTTTCAACTTCGTAATTTCTTGTTCGATTTCTTTTCGTTTGTCCACAAAGGTAGAGCCATCAACACACTTGACCTGAACGAAGGCAACACATTTCACAAACATACTGGCATGgaatttttaacttttttttttcttttttcgttaaaTGAAGGTCAAAGCATACTAAATAAAATACTTGTTTCTGCAAACCAGTTTGTTTCAGTGCACAGGAGGTATGTCACAGTACATAAGGTTGCTGCAGCTGCCGCACACGAGTGCAGCCTAAACAAATGCCcacaactctctctctctgttttgttTTTAGCAACACTGTCATGCCAAGTTCTATTGCTACAGACATTGGCAAAGTTTGCTCTGTGTCAGGATGCAGTAATGGTGATGCCAGGTCTGGCATTTCGAGACGACTTGGGCGTTAAGTTAACTTATAAGTGTTTCCCAACCTTCACACTCAATAAACAACATCGTGTGACAAGCATGTGGTAGAGTTTCTACATCTTTGGAAATGTGTCTGTACTCCTTTGAACATCATAGAAATGTTAGTGAAAGTGGGCTAACTTTGGCAAGACTTGTTCACGGTATTGCACATTCCACCATGTTGCAGGTGCCAATGATTCTCGTCGGAAACAAGTGCGACCTGGAGGATGAAAGGGTGGTCGGCAAGGACCAGGGAGCGAATTTGGCGCGTTCTTTCAACAATTGTGCATTCCTCGAAAGTTCAGCCAAAGCGAAGATCAATGTCAATGAGGTACGTACAACAAAACCTCATTAATATGTGCCTGCTTAATACGTACTAGCAGTTTAAAACCTAGTTGCAGTGACTTGCCAGACAAGTCTCCATAGTGCCTGATGTATTGATCAACTGCTTAATCTGTAGTGGTTCATCGTATGCCTACCAGTTAGTGCGCACCACAATCACTTTTTGTCAGAGAGGCCAGCTGCGCCATTTCAATTTTCAGCGGGGCTCACACCATGCTGTGCCCCAAAAGATTGTTCACTTTGTCGGAAAGTGCAGAGACTGGTCTGCCAATGAATTCATCTTTGGCATGGGTGATGCCTGTAAGAATATGAATCGAAAATGCAGACATCCCTGACATCAGTGAATTCCTTGCCCATCGATCTGCCTGTTAAAACACTTGGCATCCATCTTTCCTTGCAGATTTTCTACGACCTTGTCCGGCAGATCAACCGTAAGAACCCAGAGAAGAAGCCAAACACCAAAAAGAAGTCCAAGTGTGTCCTATTGTAGAAAAGCATGTAAGTGAAGTATGTAatcttattattttttgtttatgtGGAACTGATGCCCAGCTGGTACAAACTAAAGGTGGCAGCACGAGGGACCGTGACAGCATTCAGTTTGCACATTTTGCCGACTGGTTGGTGCGCACCATGAGCAGGTTGCTTAGAAGCTAACTGCACTGTTTCACCCTGCACAGTGTGGCTTGCGCCGTTCTGCGCTGCAAAATTTTCCCACCTGTTACGCCTTCTGTTGCCGGCATGAGCTTTGCAAGAAAACGTTCCTGCTCAGGAGCTATGTGCATACCACAGCTTGGCGCATACATTGTCCTGAGCAGACTGAATAATAAATGTGCTATTAAACACAGATTATTCATCTTATGCACTGCCATTGAGGTGCAACACCTGTAGCACCACTGCCAGCGCTGCGTATTGTGCCAGTGTTGACGCACCTAGTGTCTGCCAAGATGCGTGTGATAGCGTTTGGTAGAGTTTCTACAACTTCAAAAGCATGCGCCAGTACTCCTTTAAAATTCATTGGCATATGCGCTGCCAAATGCTGCTGGCCCTTGGAAACGGGTCACTTGTGCCACTGTGAATGAGTCTCATGTTGGCATCTAGCGATTAGTGTGTGAATACGTATTCTGAACTTTCTAAAAGTGTCTTATTTGATTCAGCCTTCAAATCGAATAGTCTCTATTCAAGAACACTAACACTTTCTCCGAATATTTTTTGGATATTTCAGAACATCAACTGTGCACAATCAAATCAAAATTGAATCACAGGTGGGATAAATTTCAGTCCTGCAGGCATAGTATACAGGCCTGTGACACGACGGCTCGCGTAGTGAAGTAGGCTCCAGAGAGTCCCATGTGAACCAACTGCTTACTTCTTTACAACGTGCAACAGAATAACAGAAACCATTACTGATGTTATACATACTAGATGTGAACAGCACTTTGTGTTAAGAAATTGGCTGTTCATTCTAAAACTATTCTAAAAGTATTCAACATTCTATTTGCTTCTGGCGCTATTTGGTTCGTTCTCAAATATTGCTGTTTGCACACCTCTACCGGTGATTGTGCGGGTACTGGAAGATGCCACCGTAATGCTGCCTCGTTGCATTGCAGGCTGCAACCTCCTCCAGCACCAAGGCTGACAGATGTCCCAACTCCTGGTTGCAACGTGCCCGCGATATGAGGCCTTCGGACAACGGGCAGCGAGGAATCGAGGCATCCGCAACTCTTGAAGCTCGCCAAGCCCCCGTCTGCACGCACTCACTCGATTGCAGATTTTtgttattgcattttttttttaaatccctcGCGCAGTCGTACTCTCTGTAATGGCCTATCTGCCGTCGCACACTTACTGAACCATAACCAAAGGGGGGTACAAAAACTGTTTTCTCTTTTGTCCCTTCTGGTAACCCCCAACTCTGTGAGCACACCCTCTTTCGACATattagtactactactactacaaccaGTAATCTGTGGGCTTGTGATGCCGCGGACGTCCAACTGAAGCTCTCTCCccgggaaaagaaaaacaattgccAAACTCTGCTCACGTTCACATCGTTGCTCTGTGTCTGTACGTCTCTCTCAAGGCCGGCGGCGTGCTCTGAAAGTCTACGCGGCATCGCTTTCCGTTGGCGGGTCTTCCGGTCAAATGTGCCTCTCACTTGTGTCTCATGTCGTAGCACTGTGGTCTATTTTTCAAGACCTGACCCCACTCCCATCCTTGGCCCCCTCAATCCACAACAAAGCTGGAACAGTCAACGATAGGTGTCAGGACTCTGCCGAGAACTCGACTGTCACACGACAGCAGCTATTGTTCCGTTGCGAGTCG from the Dermacentor variabilis isolate Ectoservices chromosome 9, ASM5094787v1, whole genome shotgun sequence genome contains:
- the Rap1 gene encoding RAS oncogene family member Rap1, which codes for MREYKIVVLGSGGVGKSALTVQFVQGIFVEKYDPTIEDSYRKQVEVDGQQCMLEILDTAGTEQFTAMRDLYMKNGQGFVLVYSITAQSTFNDLQDLREQILRVKDMDDVPMILVGNKCDLEDERVVGKDQGANLARSFNNCAFLESSAKAKINVNEIFYDLVRQINRKNPEKKPNTKKKSKCVLL